The proteins below are encoded in one region of Aeromonas jandaei:
- the rfbC gene encoding dTDP-4-dehydrorhamnose 3,5-epimerase, which translates to MQYRTTSLVGVMILTPTTFSDHRGKFRECFRQDEFEQHCGYYPLVQDNLSRSVGGTLRGLHYQRSRPQGKLVQVISGTIFDVVVDIRSASPTYGQWLGRRLNAELGELIWIPPGFAHGFYVVSDSADVFYRCSDYYHPNDEAAIRWDSPNLAIKWPLSEQWPLLLSDKDRQAPFFVGAP; encoded by the coding sequence ATGCAATATCGTACAACATCGCTGGTGGGGGTTATGATTCTTACGCCCACAACTTTTTCTGATCATCGTGGCAAATTTCGCGAGTGTTTTCGTCAAGATGAGTTTGAGCAACACTGTGGCTATTATCCGCTGGTGCAAGACAATCTAAGTCGTTCTGTCGGGGGCACTTTGCGTGGCTTGCATTACCAACGTAGCCGACCACAAGGTAAACTGGTGCAGGTCATTAGCGGAACCATTTTTGATGTGGTGGTTGATATTCGGTCTGCATCGCCCACATACGGGCAATGGTTGGGTCGTCGATTAAATGCAGAACTCGGTGAGCTTATCTGGATTCCTCCTGGTTTTGCGCACGGTTTTTATGTGGTCAGTGATAGCGCTGATGTTTTTTACAGATGTAGCGATTATTATCATCCCAATGATGAAGCTGCTATTCGATGGGATAGCCCTAACCTAGCGATCAAATGGCCACTATCTGAACAGTGGCCTTTATTGCTGTCGGATAAAGACCGCCAAGCCCCTTTTTTTGTTGGTGCCCCTTAA
- a CDS encoding LPS O-antigen chain length determinant protein WzzB: MSKKTPIIPEPWVQVSTSDEIDLRELVLVLWRQKVLILLVTGVFAMGGIAYALLSPQVWSAKAVIFAPRSEDLRPLSRMANQATLFGISGFPSGQELYDEFVREFNSYENRRDFLKGSSFFQEQVQSAQLDSREQRLWLRKWAELITAEAVDRKGEKPGIIITSSAENSSQALTLLETYIQFIISKQQHEIVSKLKEKQSADISILNTSLQLIKEDAERALKSDIDNLTLTISIAKAAGVEQPLTNYNNDDRFALTLGTKGLEEKLKVLKTLDLATYQPKLTELQVKIDRLKLVKMDDISFRPFSYLDAPEEPLSRDKPKRPLIVVLATLLGGMLGVAIVLVRHAFRRPEAA, translated from the coding sequence ATGAGCAAAAAAACGCCAATTATTCCTGAGCCGTGGGTACAAGTATCTACATCAGATGAGATAGATCTGCGAGAGTTGGTGCTGGTGCTGTGGCGTCAAAAAGTTCTGATATTGTTGGTGACTGGCGTGTTTGCTATGGGAGGTATTGCCTATGCTCTATTGTCGCCACAAGTTTGGTCGGCCAAGGCGGTGATCTTTGCGCCGCGTAGCGAAGATCTGCGTCCTCTATCACGAATGGCCAACCAAGCTACACTGTTTGGGATAAGCGGTTTTCCCAGTGGACAGGAGTTGTATGATGAGTTCGTTCGTGAGTTCAACTCTTATGAGAATCGTCGCGATTTTTTGAAGGGCAGTTCCTTCTTCCAAGAACAAGTTCAGTCGGCTCAGTTGGATTCGCGTGAACAACGCCTGTGGTTACGTAAGTGGGCCGAGTTAATCACTGCTGAGGCCGTGGATAGAAAAGGGGAAAAACCAGGGATTATCATTACGAGCAGTGCAGAAAATTCAAGTCAGGCATTAACGTTGCTGGAAACCTATATTCAATTCATTATTTCAAAGCAACAGCACGAAATAGTCAGTAAACTGAAGGAAAAACAGTCAGCTGATATTTCTATTTTGAACACTAGCTTGCAATTAATCAAAGAAGATGCCGAACGTGCGTTAAAAAGTGATATTGATAATCTGACTCTGACTATATCAATTGCCAAAGCTGCTGGCGTTGAGCAACCACTGACTAACTATAATAACGATGATCGCTTTGCACTCACTTTAGGCACTAAAGGGTTGGAAGAAAAACTGAAGGTGCTCAAAACTCTAGATCTGGCCACATATCAACCTAAATTAACCGAGCTTCAGGTGAAGATTGATCGTCTCAAGCTTGTCAAAATGGATGATATTAGCTTCAGACCCTTCTCGTATCTTGATGCTCCAGAAGAGCCACTAAGCCGTGATAAACCCAAACGTCCATTGATAGTGGTATTGGCAACCCTTCTCGGTGGTATGCTGGGGGTCGCAATTGTGCTGGTACGCCATGCTTTTCGTCGGCCAGAAGCAGCATAA
- a CDS encoding manganese-dependent inorganic pyrophosphatase, which translates to MIHVFGHKNPDSDSICSALVIADWLNAQGRQATPWRLGDLRTETRFILEQAGVAEPELLTQDLTDKDVWLVDFSDLEQGPATLSQANVLGLVDHHRLGSLITQSPLDAWIRAVGCTCTIAFDLLSQQGVVTRSQARLMLGAIMSDTLCLTSPTTTEHDKIACERLAPLAEVSLAEFGQQLLMAKTDLSGLTPAQLLQQDEKAFQAEGLNFIMSQIEVGSEQQLADQIDTLQQEMAHRVEAEGLDFFVLMVTDLTAAASRIYFTRHAKVPAESSYHPGFVSRKKQGLPWVMELLAKA; encoded by the coding sequence ATGATCCACGTTTTTGGCCACAAGAATCCCGACAGTGACAGTATCTGCAGCGCTCTGGTGATCGCTGACTGGCTCAATGCACAAGGCCGTCAGGCCACCCCATGGCGCCTCGGCGATCTGCGTACCGAAACCCGCTTCATTCTGGAGCAAGCAGGTGTTGCCGAGCCCGAGCTGCTGACTCAGGATCTGACCGATAAAGATGTCTGGCTGGTCGACTTCAGTGATCTGGAGCAGGGCCCAGCCACCCTCTCCCAGGCCAATGTGCTGGGTCTGGTGGATCACCACCGCCTCGGCTCCCTGATCACCCAGTCTCCGCTGGATGCCTGGATCCGTGCCGTTGGCTGCACCTGCACCATCGCTTTTGATCTGCTGAGCCAACAAGGTGTCGTTACCCGCAGCCAGGCTCGTCTGATGCTGGGTGCCATCATGAGCGACACACTCTGTCTCACCTCGCCAACCACCACCGAGCATGACAAGATCGCCTGCGAGCGTCTTGCACCGCTGGCCGAGGTATCGCTGGCCGAGTTTGGTCAACAGCTGCTGATGGCAAAAACCGATCTGAGCGGCCTCACTCCTGCTCAGTTGCTGCAGCAGGATGAGAAAGCATTCCAGGCCGAAGGTCTGAACTTCATCATGAGCCAGATTGAAGTGGGCAGCGAACAACAGCTTGCCGACCAGATCGACACTCTGCAGCAAGAGATGGCACACCGTGTTGAAGCCGAAGGGCTCGACTTCTTCGTCCTGATGGTGACCGACCTGACCGCCGCCGCCAGCCGCATCTACTTTACCCGCCATGCCAAAGTACCGGCAGAGTCCAGCTACCACCCCGGCTTTGTCAGCCGCAAGAAGCAGGGGCTGCCCTGGGTGATGGAGTTGCTGGCCAAGGCTTAA
- the macA gene encoding macrolide transporter subunit MacA: protein MKISSKLRTRAIFTLLGLALIGWLVWPSDPPKAILKAPVTREDIAQTVLASGVLQAVEQVDVGAQVSGQVTKLAVEAGDRVKKGDLLAEIDPLIAQNNLKTAEAELASNRAQLKIKQAQLKQYQLAWQRQSQMFRQEASSRADLESAEAQLAVTRADLQSSQANIDNAIIKVERAKTELGYTKILAPMDGTVITIVTRQGQTLAASQTVPTVLKLADLDTMTVKAQISEADVTKVKAGMPVYFTLIGDPDTRYQGKLRAVELAPTNINDQAATGTTTSNAAVYYYALFDVPNPDHTLRVAMTAQVTIVLGERKQVLTVPQTALGKSLGDNEYEVTVIKDDETTETRHIKTGMKDEIRIEVVSGLDEKEQVQLNHGAPAAQDDVAVML, encoded by the coding sequence ATGAAAATAAGCTCCAAGCTGAGAACCCGGGCGATCTTCACTCTGCTCGGGCTGGCACTGATCGGCTGGCTGGTATGGCCAAGCGATCCTCCCAAAGCGATCCTCAAAGCGCCGGTTACCCGGGAAGATATTGCCCAGACCGTGCTGGCCAGCGGCGTGCTTCAAGCCGTTGAACAGGTTGATGTCGGCGCTCAGGTTTCCGGCCAGGTCACCAAGCTGGCGGTCGAGGCAGGCGATCGGGTCAAGAAGGGGGATTTGCTGGCGGAGATTGATCCGCTCATCGCCCAGAACAACCTGAAAACCGCCGAGGCCGAGCTGGCAAGCAACCGCGCCCAGCTCAAGATCAAGCAGGCTCAGCTCAAGCAGTATCAGCTGGCATGGCAGCGCCAGTCACAGATGTTCAGGCAGGAGGCGAGTTCGCGCGCCGATCTGGAGAGCGCCGAAGCGCAGCTGGCCGTCACCCGGGCTGATCTGCAAAGCAGTCAGGCCAACATCGACAACGCCATCATCAAGGTGGAGCGAGCCAAAACCGAGCTCGGCTACACCAAGATCCTGGCGCCGATGGATGGCACCGTGATTACCATTGTCACCCGCCAGGGCCAGACACTGGCAGCGAGCCAGACGGTACCGACCGTGCTCAAGCTGGCCGACCTCGATACCATGACGGTCAAGGCGCAGATCTCCGAAGCGGATGTCACCAAGGTGAAAGCGGGGATGCCGGTCTATTTCACCCTGATTGGCGATCCGGATACCCGCTATCAGGGGAAATTGCGCGCCGTGGAGTTAGCGCCCACCAACATCAACGATCAGGCTGCAACCGGTACCACCACCAGCAATGCAGCCGTCTACTACTACGCCCTGTTCGATGTGCCCAACCCCGACCATACCCTGCGGGTCGCCATGACGGCCCAGGTGACCATAGTGCTCGGTGAGCGCAAGCAGGTACTCACTGTGCCGCAAACCGCCCTCGGCAAGTCGCTGGGAGACAACGAGTATGAAGTCACTGTGATCAAGGACGATGAGACGACCGAAACCCGCCATATCAAGACCGGCATGAAAGATGAAATCCGGATCGAAGTCGTGAGCGGTCTGGACGAAAAAGAGCAGGTGCAGCTCAATCACGGCGCACCTGCCGCTCAGGATGATGTGGCGGTCATGCTATGA
- the recN gene encoding DNA repair protein RecN, producing MLTQLTVNNFAIVKFLELDLQPGMTCITGETGAGKSIAIDALGLCLGERAEASMVRPDSDKSEVSARFLLDNNPAARAWLATNELENEGECIVRRVISAEGRSRSYINGVPVPLTQLKNLGQLLVNVHGQHAHQMLLKPDYQLALLDGYAGHHLLLDEVRQHYQQWRQLQNELNRLKAEQQQREARRQLIEYQVQELDEFALQPGEFEEIEEEHQRLANGTELMQECGFCLDLLYDNEETTIAGLLQTAVDRAEGLVSMDSRLTPVLEMLNEALIGVQESHSELRSYLDRLELDPERFNELETRLSKAINLARKHHVKPADLAQHHQELASDLARLNSDEERLEGMEDELAEARQAFVQAAEALSQSRQRYAQELGAKVTSSMHELAMPDGRFAIEVRPDAQSSLSPLGIDRVEFMVTTNPGQPIQPLGKVASGGELSRISLAIVVISARKVSTPTLIFDEVDVGISGPTAAVVGRLLRQLGESTQVMVVTHLPQVAGNGHQHMVVSKHTDGKTTETRMDALDQSARLNELARLLGGDQITDITLANARELLHH from the coding sequence ATGCTGACCCAGCTGACCGTCAACAACTTCGCCATCGTCAAGTTTCTCGAACTCGATCTGCAACCGGGGATGACCTGCATCACAGGTGAGACCGGTGCCGGTAAATCCATCGCCATCGACGCTCTCGGTCTCTGTCTGGGTGAGCGGGCCGAAGCCAGCATGGTGCGGCCCGATAGCGACAAAAGCGAGGTCAGCGCCCGCTTCCTGCTCGACAACAACCCGGCCGCCCGTGCCTGGCTCGCGACCAACGAGCTGGAGAACGAAGGTGAGTGCATCGTGCGGCGAGTCATCTCTGCCGAAGGGCGTTCGCGCAGCTATATCAATGGCGTGCCCGTCCCCCTCACCCAGCTCAAGAATCTGGGCCAGCTGCTGGTCAACGTACACGGCCAGCATGCCCACCAGATGCTGCTCAAACCCGACTACCAGCTCGCCCTGCTCGACGGCTACGCCGGCCACCATCTGCTGCTCGACGAAGTACGCCAGCACTATCAGCAGTGGCGCCAGCTGCAAAACGAACTTAACCGGCTCAAGGCCGAGCAGCAGCAGCGGGAGGCCCGTCGCCAGCTTATCGAGTATCAGGTGCAGGAGCTGGACGAATTTGCCCTGCAGCCGGGCGAGTTTGAGGAGATCGAGGAGGAGCACCAACGGCTGGCCAACGGCACCGAATTGATGCAGGAGTGCGGCTTTTGCCTCGATCTGCTCTACGACAACGAAGAAACCACCATTGCCGGTCTGCTGCAGACCGCCGTTGATCGGGCCGAGGGGCTGGTCAGCATGGACAGCCGCCTCACCCCTGTGCTGGAGATGCTGAACGAAGCCCTGATCGGGGTGCAGGAGAGCCACAGCGAACTGCGCAGCTATCTGGATCGGCTGGAGCTGGATCCCGAACGTTTCAACGAACTGGAAACCCGCCTCTCCAAGGCAATCAATCTGGCCCGCAAACATCACGTCAAACCGGCAGATCTGGCCCAGCATCATCAGGAGCTGGCCTCTGATCTCGCCCGCCTCAACTCAGACGAGGAACGGCTAGAGGGGATGGAAGACGAGCTGGCCGAGGCCCGTCAGGCGTTTGTTCAGGCCGCCGAGGCCCTGAGCCAGAGCCGCCAGCGTTACGCCCAGGAGCTGGGCGCCAAGGTGACCAGCAGCATGCACGAACTGGCGATGCCCGATGGTCGCTTTGCCATCGAGGTGCGCCCCGATGCCCAGAGCAGCCTCTCTCCGCTGGGTATAGATCGGGTCGAATTTATGGTCACCACCAACCCGGGCCAACCGATCCAGCCGCTTGGCAAGGTGGCTTCGGGCGGTGAACTATCGCGTATCAGCCTTGCCATCGTAGTGATCAGCGCTCGCAAGGTCTCCACTCCGACCCTGATTTTCGATGAGGTGGATGTGGGGATCAGCGGCCCGACAGCGGCCGTGGTGGGTCGCCTGCTACGTCAGCTTGGCGAGTCGACTCAGGTGATGGTGGTCACTCACTTGCCGCAGGTGGCGGGCAATGGCCACCAGCACATGGTGGTGAGCAAGCACACCGACGGCAAGACCACCGAAACCCGGATGGATGCGCTCGATCAGAGCGCCCGGCTCAACGAACTGGCTCGCCTGCTGGGAGGGGATCAGATCACCGACATTACCCTGGCCAACGCACGCGAGCTGCTGCACCATTAA
- a CDS encoding H-NS family nucleoid-associated regulatory protein, with product MNEFLKVLLNIRSLRAAIRELPFEQLLEAKEKFDLVYQERADSVEQERAEQEERQRKLSEFTEMLQQAGIDPRELLATAAAPAASTGATKSKRAPRPPKYKYQEDGQEKTWTGQGRMPKAIAAQVEQGKDLNDFLI from the coding sequence ATGAACGAGTTTCTGAAGGTTCTGCTGAACATTCGTAGTCTGCGTGCGGCTATTCGTGAGCTGCCGTTTGAGCAATTGCTGGAAGCGAAAGAGAAGTTTGATCTGGTTTATCAAGAGCGCGCTGATTCTGTTGAGCAGGAGCGTGCGGAACAGGAAGAGCGTCAGCGCAAGCTGAGCGAGTTCACTGAAATGCTGCAGCAGGCAGGTATTGATCCCCGCGAACTACTGGCAACTGCTGCTGCCCCTGCTGCCTCTACTGGCGCAACCAAGAGCAAGCGTGCTCCGCGCCCACCGAAATACAAATATCAGGAAGATGGTCAGGAGAAAACCTGGACCGGTCAAGGGCGCATGCCGAAAGCCATTGCCGCTCAAGTTGAGCAGGGCAAAGATCTGAACGATTTCCTGATCTGA
- a CDS encoding MacB family efflux pump subunit: MSEPLIQLKGIERRYQSGEQEVTVLHPLDLVIEAGEMIAIVGASGSGKSTLMNLLGCLDRPSGGQYLFRGEDTATLDALALARLRCHHFGFIFQRYHLLPHLDAAANVEIPAIYAGTSRHDRQARARQLLGRLGLAERSHHTPGQLSGGQQQRVSIARALANGGEVILADEPTGALDSQSGKEVMAILKELHQQGHTIILVTHDMEVASHADRIITLKDGRVQEDSGRKVAANQPVLNVPPAAGEGASYDWDRYREAGRMAVHAMLAHRMRTFLTMLGIIIGIAAVVSVVALGQGARTKVIDQINAMGTNTIEIFPGKGWGDEKMASIQTLNKGDLDALLGQPYLAGASPEIASPGQLRYRNKTSSGSVTGVSNDYFKVKGMTLVSGRLLEWQDIQQRAAVAVVDKKSIGSLLGKDDPVGKVVMVGTLPVRIIGVVSQETGFGPSSQSVNVWLPYSAVMSRLISQHHFSQLTIRVKDGIQPALAEQAVIELLTKRHGVKDFFTFSSDSIIKSVEKTTATMTLMVSAIALISLIVGGVGVMNIMLVSVVERTREIGIRMAVGARQSDILQQFLIEAVMVSLLGGICGVGLSLGIGMLFSLLVDSIKMQFSLFSILMAFGCSSLIGILFGYLPARNAARLDPVVALARE; this comes from the coding sequence ATGAGTGAGCCCCTGATCCAGCTAAAAGGGATCGAGCGGCGCTACCAGAGCGGCGAGCAGGAGGTGACCGTCCTCCATCCCCTTGATCTCGTTATCGAAGCCGGAGAGATGATCGCCATCGTTGGCGCCTCCGGCTCCGGCAAATCGACCCTGATGAACCTGCTGGGCTGCCTCGATCGCCCCAGCGGTGGCCAGTATCTGTTCCGGGGAGAGGATACCGCGACGCTCGATGCGCTGGCGCTCGCCCGCCTGCGCTGCCACCACTTCGGCTTTATCTTCCAGCGCTATCACCTGCTGCCCCATCTCGATGCGGCCGCCAACGTCGAGATCCCGGCCATCTATGCCGGTACCAGTCGCCATGACCGACAAGCACGGGCACGTCAGCTGCTCGGTCGCCTCGGGCTCGCCGAGCGCAGTCACCATACGCCGGGACAACTCTCCGGCGGCCAGCAGCAACGGGTCAGTATTGCCCGGGCGCTGGCCAATGGTGGCGAGGTGATCCTGGCGGACGAACCAACCGGCGCGCTGGACAGCCAGAGCGGCAAGGAGGTGATGGCGATCCTCAAAGAGCTCCATCAGCAGGGGCACACCATCATTCTGGTGACCCATGACATGGAGGTGGCCAGCCACGCCGACCGGATTATTACCCTCAAGGATGGTCGGGTGCAGGAAGATAGCGGACGCAAGGTCGCCGCCAACCAACCTGTCCTCAACGTGCCACCAGCCGCTGGCGAAGGGGCCAGTTATGACTGGGATCGCTATCGGGAGGCGGGGCGTATGGCGGTTCACGCCATGCTGGCCCATCGGATGCGCACCTTCCTCACCATGCTCGGCATCATCATCGGTATCGCCGCCGTGGTGAGCGTGGTCGCGCTGGGACAAGGGGCTAGAACCAAGGTGATCGACCAGATCAATGCCATGGGCACCAACACCATCGAGATATTCCCGGGCAAGGGGTGGGGTGATGAGAAGATGGCGAGCATCCAGACCCTCAACAAGGGGGATCTCGATGCTCTGCTCGGGCAACCCTATCTGGCCGGCGCCAGTCCCGAGATTGCCAGCCCGGGCCAGCTGCGTTACCGCAACAAGACCAGCAGTGGCAGCGTGACCGGGGTGAGCAACGACTACTTCAAGGTGAAAGGAATGACGCTGGTGAGCGGACGCCTGCTCGAATGGCAAGACATCCAGCAGCGTGCTGCCGTCGCCGTGGTGGACAAGAAGAGTATTGGCAGCCTGCTTGGCAAGGATGATCCCGTTGGCAAGGTGGTGATGGTCGGCACGCTGCCGGTGCGCATCATCGGGGTTGTCTCGCAGGAGACAGGTTTTGGCCCATCCAGCCAGTCGGTCAATGTCTGGCTCCCCTACAGTGCGGTGATGAGCCGCCTGATTTCGCAGCATCACTTCAGCCAGCTCACCATTCGGGTCAAGGATGGCATACAGCCGGCACTGGCGGAGCAGGCGGTGATCGAGCTGTTGACCAAACGCCACGGCGTGAAGGACTTCTTCACCTTCAGCAGCGACAGCATCATCAAGTCTGTGGAGAAAACGACCGCCACCATGACCCTGATGGTCTCGGCCATCGCGCTGATCTCGCTGATCGTCGGCGGTGTCGGGGTAATGAACATCATGCTGGTGTCGGTGGTGGAGCGAACCCGCGAGATCGGCATCCGCATGGCGGTCGGAGCCCGTCAGTCCGACATATTGCAGCAATTCCTGATTGAAGCAGTGATGGTAAGTCTGCTCGGTGGGATTTGCGGGGTTGGCCTCTCCCTCGGGATCGGCATGCTCTTCTCCCTGCTGGTCGACAGCATCAAGATGCAGTTCTCGCTCTTCTCTATCCTGATGGCCTTTGGCTGCTCGTCACTCATCGGGATCCTGTTTGGTTATCTGCCAGCGCGCAACGCGGCAAGGCTCGACCCCGTGGTCGCACTGGCGAGGGAATAA
- a CDS encoding PglL family O-oligosaccharyltransferase: MTLTRIMMILSVLYWLMGMHFFMHNPGGAGLYLPFNAWGWTFASLVIGLGLWQVTLRQRLVFSSLQAGLWIGAFLLLFPMLYPGFALKDFAIPRLLGLFAGLLFLFGLYQWRFNRLQRDRLLYLVLIAIAIEAVIGLVQFYLLTPGNWIGYDTKANRPYGIFQQPNVMATFMATGVALAIWLELRSDGSRLLMTLRYGVILSVTLLLVVLQSRVGQLGGLLALFLLLPQLHRHQLLWRVLALVMLAVVIGLLSQYWMEGAKRGLAIYQSGGMRSIYWPYAIKLILQAPWTGWGYGSFESVFLHHYMADKALNPAMVQIEYNLDHPHNEFLYWAVEGGIAPMIGMVIMGGALLWRLSKTRLSHGMALLALVTPILLHTQTEYPLYHAIALWWLLLTLIYIIDAEVEEAALTNDGRTTWWEFECRPWLLLRFMAIAIPLVVVPFMLTAIHTAWVVTKYERGGYKEPTLLLDIVNPMAWLTRVEFDVNSVRLMVGLRTHNKGELDAYLDWGKEFVRHTPRANIYANMVIALNALGRIEEANALRHEALVLYPTEPLLTGSVATSVINSVDQRANSAAKEAKGQ, translated from the coding sequence ATGACGTTAACGCGAATCATGATGATTTTAAGCGTGCTCTACTGGCTGATGGGCATGCACTTTTTTATGCACAACCCGGGCGGTGCTGGGCTATATCTTCCCTTTAATGCATGGGGATGGACCTTTGCCTCGTTGGTTATTGGACTAGGACTGTGGCAGGTGACGCTACGCCAGCGCCTGGTATTTTCTTCATTACAGGCTGGGTTATGGATAGGGGCTTTTTTACTGCTGTTCCCTATGCTCTATCCAGGCTTTGCACTTAAGGATTTTGCCATTCCCAGATTGCTGGGGCTGTTTGCTGGTCTGCTGTTTTTATTTGGGCTCTATCAATGGCGATTTAATCGGTTGCAGCGTGACCGATTGCTCTATCTCGTCTTGATTGCGATCGCGATAGAGGCTGTGATTGGTCTGGTGCAGTTTTATCTACTGACCCCGGGCAACTGGATTGGCTATGACACCAAGGCCAATCGCCCTTACGGGATCTTTCAACAGCCCAATGTGATGGCAACCTTTATGGCAACCGGGGTTGCTCTTGCTATCTGGTTGGAATTACGTAGCGATGGGAGTCGCTTGCTGATGACTCTGCGCTATGGTGTCATTCTATCTGTGACACTGTTGCTGGTTGTTTTGCAATCCCGGGTGGGGCAATTGGGTGGCCTGTTAGCCCTGTTTTTATTGCTACCGCAACTCCATCGTCACCAATTGCTTTGGCGTGTATTGGCTCTGGTTATGTTAGCGGTAGTGATTGGCTTGCTATCACAATACTGGATGGAGGGAGCCAAGCGTGGCCTAGCGATTTATCAATCTGGAGGTATGCGATCCATTTATTGGCCCTACGCAATAAAGCTGATTTTACAGGCACCCTGGACTGGATGGGGATATGGCAGTTTTGAGTCTGTATTCCTGCATCACTATATGGCGGATAAAGCGCTGAATCCGGCTATGGTGCAGATAGAATACAATCTTGACCATCCTCACAATGAATTTCTCTACTGGGCTGTTGAAGGTGGCATTGCCCCTATGATCGGAATGGTGATCATGGGGGGAGCATTATTGTGGCGGCTAAGCAAGACAAGATTGAGTCATGGAATGGCGTTGTTGGCGCTGGTTACACCCATCTTGTTGCATACCCAGACAGAATATCCTCTCTATCATGCTATCGCATTGTGGTGGCTGCTTCTGACGTTGATTTACATCATTGATGCTGAGGTTGAAGAAGCTGCCCTTACCAATGATGGGCGTACCACATGGTGGGAATTTGAGTGTCGCCCTTGGTTGTTATTGCGTTTTATGGCAATTGCGATTCCTCTGGTCGTGGTTCCTTTTATGCTGACTGCGATCCATACCGCCTGGGTAGTTACCAAATATGAGCGAGGTGGCTATAAGGAGCCGACCTTGTTGCTGGATATAGTCAATCCAATGGCATGGTTGACCAGAGTTGAGTTCGATGTGAACTCGGTTCGTCTTATGGTCGGTTTGCGGACCCATAACAAAGGTGAACTTGACGCTTATCTTGATTGGGGCAAAGAGTTTGTTCGCCATACGCCAAGAGCCAATATATACGCCAATATGGTCATAGCTCTTAATGCGCTGGGGCGGATTGAGGAGGCCAATGCACTGCGTCATGAGGCATTGGTGCTATACCCAACCGAGCCTTTATTGACAGGCTCTGTAGCCACCTCAGTGATCAATAGCGTTGATCAGCGAGCCAATAGTGCAGCAAAGGAAGCCAAGGGGCAGTAA
- a CDS encoding efflux transporter outer membrane subunit, whose product MYKLSWLALCIALGGCSQQSTYHRQDLAIAPVWQQANSEQLATQAGPWWQAFHDPQLNQLVEAVLAANPDMRIAALNLKSARLGADQADTNLTPSVNGSLGASSNKDLKSGKSTSSMGPSLGLSYEVDLWGKLASARDQASWEAAASEQDLASTRLMLIGNSLEQYWQLGYLASAITLSEQQLANLARTEQLTQAKYKAGAITRLDLAQARQQQAGKQAELASLKAQQEQARNALRLLLGRSHGQLEYAPTSLTTQPIPELAVGIPADLLARRPDVKAAELRLRKALARGDEIRTGFYPSLTLTGSASTASDRLAQVLQNPVGSLGATLALPFLEYNHTRLAIASSQVDYQIAETEFRKQLYTALVEVEDNLAARSYGQQRLSYLQEQLGYAKESERLAKARFEAGATGVQAWLDEQNRLWDAEQSLLAQQKEQLNTTAKVYRAIGGSDKLTQ is encoded by the coding sequence ATGTACAAATTATCCTGGCTGGCTCTCTGTATCGCCCTTGGTGGCTGCAGCCAGCAGAGCACCTATCACCGGCAAGATCTCGCCATCGCTCCCGTCTGGCAGCAGGCGAACAGCGAACAGCTTGCCACCCAGGCTGGCCCCTGGTGGCAGGCCTTTCACGACCCGCAGCTCAACCAGCTGGTTGAGGCGGTGCTGGCCGCCAACCCGGACATGCGCATTGCCGCCCTCAATCTCAAGAGCGCCCGGCTGGGTGCTGATCAGGCCGATACCAATCTCACCCCCTCGGTCAATGGCAGCTTGGGCGCGAGTAGCAACAAGGATCTGAAGAGCGGTAAATCAACCAGCAGTATGGGGCCATCACTTGGCCTGAGCTATGAAGTGGATCTGTGGGGCAAGCTGGCATCGGCGCGGGATCAGGCAAGCTGGGAAGCGGCCGCCAGCGAGCAGGATCTGGCCAGCACCCGTCTGATGCTGATCGGCAATAGCCTCGAGCAGTATTGGCAGCTTGGCTATCTCGCCTCGGCCATTACCTTGAGCGAGCAACAGCTGGCCAACCTGGCTCGCACCGAACAGTTGACCCAGGCCAAATACAAGGCCGGGGCCATAACCCGACTCGATCTGGCACAGGCCCGCCAGCAGCAAGCGGGCAAACAGGCTGAGCTCGCCTCTCTCAAGGCGCAGCAGGAGCAGGCCCGTAATGCCTTGCGCCTGCTGCTTGGCCGCAGCCACGGACAGCTGGAGTATGCACCGACTTCGCTGACAACCCAGCCCATTCCTGAACTTGCAGTCGGCATTCCAGCCGATCTGCTGGCCCGTCGCCCCGATGTGAAAGCGGCGGAGCTGCGGCTGCGCAAAGCCCTGGCCAGAGGGGATGAGATCCGCACCGGTTTTTATCCGAGCCTCACCCTGACCGGCAGTGCCAGCACAGCCTCGGACAGACTGGCGCAGGTGCTGCAAAATCCGGTCGGCTCTCTGGGTGCAACCCTTGCCCTCCCCTTCCTTGAGTACAACCACACCCGTCTTGCTATTGCGAGCTCACAAGTTGATTACCAGATTGCCGAAACCGAGTTTCGCAAGCAGCTCTATACCGCACTGGTCGAGGTGGAAGACAATCTGGCAGCTCGCAGCTACGGCCAACAGCGGCTCAGCTACCTGCAGGAACAACTCGGGTATGCCAAAGAGTCTGAGCGATTGGCCAAGGCGCGCTTTGAAGCTGGGGCTACCGGAGTTCAGGCCTGGCTCGACGAGCAGAACCGCCTGTGGGATGCCGAGCAAAGCCTGCTGGCTCAGCAGAAGGAACAACTCAACACTACAGCGAAGGTCTATCGTGCCATCGGCGGCAGCGATAAGCTGACCCAATAA